DNA sequence from the Oryza brachyantha chromosome 5, ObraRS2, whole genome shotgun sequence genome:
TGCCTGAGTGGCCATCTTAACACTAATAAATGGCCACACAGATCATCATACATCTCTCATCAACCACTGGTTGTTAGCAATGCTAATCTTGTCTCTAATTGCATGATTGGTTCCTTGTTGAAAACAGAGTGTTACCTAATGATTTAAGCCTACGGCTTAAGGGCATGTACTGATGTACAGTACGGCATTACTGGTGTTGACAGTTGCATGGTACTGGCCAGCTAGGCTTAAGATTGGAAGTTTGGAGCCACCTTATCCTAGAGCATTATCTTAATGATCTTTCCTACCAGAATTGACAaggcaagagagagagagaggaactAACCTGACAGTGACTGCCGTTTCAACAACATGCACTTTCTTGGGAGGGATGGTGTAATCTGACTCAAAATTCTGTCAAGAAAAgcaacttttattttaaaaacaagcAGGATTATGCATGAAAAATGTTTCAGAATGTCTTATTTAGGCAGCTATCTGTATCTGAAGGTTGGCAGAACGTGACAGTGTTTACACAAGAAAACTGCACTTTGCTTATGATTAGAAAAAAAGCTTTAGCTACTTTCTTTAACACGAAAGAAATCTGTTACTTTATCTTCTAAACTGCATGATGTTGCACGTCTACACATAATTACAATtcataaataacaaaaagGAGCTAGCTGTTTGGCACCTTTGCTGCACAAAATTTCAGCTTTCTAGCTAACCAGCAATGAAAAGCAACCCTTGCAATAAACACTACATGGACAGGCCGTGGTACACTACTAATCGTCAAGACAACTTTCACAAAAAGAAGGATCCTACCTGAAGGCAAATCTCACAGAGGATGCTTCCCTTCTCATCACACCACCTCTGCACACAACCCCTGTGAGCATACTGCATGCACAAATATACCAAGAACACATAATTAGCCACTGGTAACCAACTAACTAACCAGCTTATTAGTTGGGTTATAGGTAAGGTAGCATCATCACAAGGATCatcatgcatcatgcatgttaAGAACACAAAAATGCAGGGATGGATGAATGCATGATGATCAGATTGATCAGATTTTAACTGTTACCCACCTTGAGAGAGCCGGAGCATCCACAGGGAGACTCGATTGCGGCACAGCattcatcctcctcctcatggCAAATCCTGCACTGCCTCATCGACAACGACGATGACGATGAAaacggaggaggagaagattcagaggaagaagaaagatgaTGTTGTTCCATCACTCCCTCTCCTTTCCTTCGTCCCTTTCCTAACGATACCTTGCTTTCTTGGCTAATCAGATATGCTGCTGACagctgctctctctctctttctcactTCCTTTTCTCCATGGCTGCCAATGGTGGTGATGGCCTTGTTTGTGGCTTGTGAGGGTTTATATAGAGCTGAGAATAACACCAAAGGCAAATCCATCACCTcatggaggaagaggaagaagaaaggaaaagaaaatccaGGTGCTGTGgagtgggacccactggcTGCTACTAGTCTACTGCCCACCACTGTTAATTGTTAAAGAGAAAAGGGGAAAGCTTTCATTTTGTTCCTAACTACTGTCATCACTCACATTCTCATCTGCCATTTATGATGAGCCTAACTAATGCACGTTAGGCGCGTAATCTTTGGCtttagattctttttttttatatatatactgactAGCACATATCCAGCTTGGTGGATAATTAATTCTCTttatctttcttcttttcttgagAGACGCCTCAATACCTAACTATAAGAAGGAAGGTGTCAAGGAGGAACACATTGAAAGGGCCAGTAACGGTCGCTAAATCACTAGAATGCCACGTCATGGCATGATGAAATGGCAAGGAGAAGATAACCCCCTTGTGCACAAatgcctttgtttttttttaatttcccaCTTTTATGGTATTGCAAATATTCTTGAGGATACATTTcttctataattattattttcttttttcatttaacgtcgttgacttcTGGGTCTGCATATGgccgtttgtcttatttaaaaattatgcatagttattaattattttattgttatttgatttattactgaagatactttaagtataacttgtaattttacatatttacacgtggattttgaataagacgaacggttaAATATAAATCCAAAAGTCCACGTCATCCcaaaaaacaaagagagtaTTACAGCAAAAATTATCAATTTGTTGGAAATACTCTGTGTTTACGTATTTGTCAGAATTCGAAAGTAACTtgggttaattaatttatttatttatcaggAGGTCCTTGTTGAGCGTGATTCCCTGAATTTAGGGGGAGAATTTTTGGCCATGGTCCATGTGGTCATCAACTCATGACTCTGAAATAGAGGTGGTCCTAGGACAAATTGAAGACACGAGTAGGAGTTTCCATAGCTGTAAACTTTCATTTGCTCTTCCCGTGCTTGTAATGAGATGGCTCATTTATTTGTAATGAGATGGCAATGGTGTGTGTAGTACTTGGCTAAAAAGGCCATCCATGAGGATCATGATAAGAGCTCTGACCGAACCAATGAATAAAGGTCAAGATCCCACGGTTTCTATCCGATCGATTCCCTCTAGCTCGCGTTGATAAAGTGCTGGGAAGTCGTCGGAACCGGTTTGgttcaaaagaaaaccaaacattTGGTAAAATGTGTTCAAATTTCACACATTTCTATAATATTGCCAATGGGTAAGACATAAAGACAATGAAGAGCCCCTTAGAGCATCCCTCGTAGTATAGTCAGATGACTCttcaaactaaaatttagcAGATCTAACAAAAAAACGAGCTCCAACAAACTTGCTATCCAAGTTACCAAGCCAAATGATTGGACAAATTTCTCCCAAATGGGCTAAATCTACTTGAAACAACTTTCCAAACATAGGTCCCACCATCCCACCTTCTCTTTCCCGTTCCCCATCTCTCCCGAGCAAGCCATAGCCGACCGTTACACCGCGCTAGCCCACCAGTGATCGCACTACCACCTTCATCACCACATAACCACACCATCATTGTCGATTGTCGACCATAACTCCtttaatcatttttagttGAAGTGATACTCGCGCTAGACGACCGAGGGCCAGTGACAGCACGCCCAAGGTTAGAGCTAGCAATTGTGTATGTGTTTCCATCAGCCTAGCGCTATCGCTACCCCTACAAGCGTGAGTGGCATTGCTAGCCCAGGTCACAACTGAGGTCACTATTCATTTCACCGTTGGCCAAGTCTCACATTGTCCTTATCTCCACATCCTCCCTGGACTGTCGTCCCTACTTTCGGTGACTCTGGATTCTCTTGCCCCTGCTCATGCCTCTGCCTCCTACTTGGACCAACTTTCTCACCGTTGGCAACTCTATATGTTGTTGTTGCCTCGGCGACAAGTAAACTTGGGTAGTTTGCTCGACTTGGACCGTAGAGAGGAGATGgataagaaagaagaagatggGTAGAGGCTAATAGGTGGGTCATATTGTTATTTTGGAGAGGTTAATAGATAGATTGTTAGAGTGAGTACTAGCTCTAGCTAGCCAAATTGGCTAAAGTCATGGCTATATTGACACTTGAGGATGATTTAGGTAGGTTGTAGGTTGTGGGAGATGCCCAAGGGTGGATCTATATTATTTCACTGGGGTCAGATGACCTTGACGTTATTTGGCTAATCAGTACATTTCTTCACATATTTGTTAGCAGTGACCCATTAACCAATGCTTGTTGACCCCGGCCCACTAAACTACAACAGCTCACACGTACTAAACGCTAGCAATACAGAGTTGCAGACTAGTGTGTGCATCTTTCAACTTCTTTATTATAGTGTCACCAACTCACTACCATCACAGAGCCTATTAGCATATTTGATTAGTTTACAAATTAGCTATTTTACTATGCACTAGTGTAATTATACATGCAATTAGGACGATCGCACAAAAAATGCAATTGCAATTAGGCTAGTAATCCTGCTGCTAATGAAGTACTACTACGCATCAGgccttttaaaataataaacaactTGGACAACATACTTTTGTGACCAAAAGAATTAGGTGTTGTTAGCCAATTTTATACTGTTCTAGCTCATAAATTACTGCTGATGTTGAGTTCATACTCTAAACAATTAAAGAGATTTTGCACTTTTTATTTAGTCTAAAATATTGGTAtctcacaaaaataatatcaatcaatgcataattaatttagcTCCAAAAACTTATGAATCCAAAGATATTTAGCTTAAAAGCTTGACCTTAGAGTTAGAGCCATCCCTACCAAACACAATGTTTCTtagagcatgtacaatagtAAACTATAAGtcagttataaacatattttaaaagagataaaagaggagagagagcagtggactactaatttgtagccagctacagcATAGGCTCCAAGAcacagtatatatatgacatgtgggatcatgtatgaattaactattaaattaactataaataaattatagctaatagttagctatactattgaacttgctcttagtctCCGCCCCCGGGGAGATGCTTTTCAcagcggaaaaagaagaaaaccaaCCAACCAGCACAACGGGCATGACACCCTGCACTGTGGGCCGCGAAGACCAAGCTCCAAGGGACGGTGCTTCAGCCCGCCGGGCCTCCTCTGGTCTGCATGTTTCCAACGCACACggcctcatcttttctttctagAATTCTCGCGATCTTTTCTCAGGATAAAATCGAGTGCATTTTTTCCCCCTAATACTCTAAACTTGTAGACTGAAATTTCAGAGTAGACTTTAAAAGAGTACTGCTATTATATTCGCAGTAACTTGAGGCGTCACTCTATGGTTAAACTGTAAGAGCATACGTGTCAGCGTCTTGAGGCGTGAAGCCCgagcatatgaaaaaaatactcgCTATTGAAACGTCCAATACTATTTCACAGGAATGAATACGCAGGTGTGTTTGTTCTAGTATACCATGTTCTTTCTCAGtgaatcataaaattttaaacgtTAAAATTCTAATTTAGACATGTgacatgataaatttatacgtataatttttctataaagagtatattgtttagtagtttagaatatataataaaaatttaaaaagaggGGCAAGACAAAACATGTTAGACGTGTTCGTCTCTATTGTTATTCCAATAGTTTTCTTGAGGTTAAAGCACATATTTTCCGAACCGTCAAACGATATATCTTTCTACAAAagaatttctataaatatgatgatgtcaaacgatatatctttttataaaagaatttcTACACAAATGTTTATCATCTCATGTTTTTAAATGAGATGTTTAACTCagctaattttattatttataaaaataaagagatatttcatcttttatattttagcaaCAAAGAACACCGCCGTAGTTACACAGGAATGAATAGATGTGTTTGTAATCTTGTGTCACTCACTCCTGACATGTTGCCTCTACAGTTGGTTACACATACTTAGCTCCTGGATCAACTATCATCCTTGCACGCCAAGCGCCAAGTCACCCAGGAACCAACGTCCGGTTTGATCCACGATAGCTCCCTCGCTGGCTGGAAGTATATGTATATCCACATGGGTTTTGGATAAGATCGTCAGCCCGGCCGGCCGACCTGCTGCAGCAGCTTCTTCTGGTAACTTAgctacaaagaaaaaattacaagaaacATCACTTCAGTTGTATCCATTTATTAGTCTCCTGACTTATTGTCTTGTTTACTTTATTCACAGTTAAAATATCAGCCTcatttttaagattaaaataagcataaacaaaatggCTTATCCATgattacaaaattatttatgggtaaaacttttatattttttagcggTCTAGTAAAAGTAAAGTGtgataaataaaatctaaaattaactttaaatttaaattttagcatataagtataaacataagcggaAATATAAAGGCCTATGTTAGAAGTATAGATGATCTTTATACCTTTTTGTTGCTAAAATACTTTTTACTAAAACTGATACAATAATCTTTTTACACCTATAGAGGAAGAAGGTACTTCTCCATTTCATGTTGTAACATGTTTTAGTTTTccaacaaatattatatatatttattaataatcacataaatctagaaaaaaaactaaagtaTCTAATAACCTGAAACTAATAACATTTTCTCACGCTGTCTCACTTGGCACCAATGAGCAATCTGCAGGTTTAATTGGACAATCGGCAGGCAGATATTTCCACCTCGCCGTCAGCTGCAAGCGTGCTTCCAGAAAGGGAGGTCCCTGTCTATTCTGTCGTTGCCGTGTCCATATTCCGGCGGCCTCGACCGATCGGCGGCTGCTTGTAAGCAAAACCGACGACCCTCTCTCGGCTTCTCGCCGCACGCAGTTTTCCCAACCTCTTGCCCAATTACCGGTGTGACCCTCTTCGAATCCAACCAAACCCTTGTTCCGGATAAAACCGtcctgttttctttttttttcctttttttttgtcaaatcttGTTTCTCTCCCTATCACTTTGTTTGTTTCTGGTACTTCCTATGTTTCAcaagacaaaattttttaattataactagattcatatagagaATAATGTATCTAaaacacacatgcatatacaCATACACGATAATCGTGGTTATCGCATGATGGCTTCAGAATCAGTTTGAAGAACATtggataaatttaaacaagtcttgtaatataaaatacaaaatagatgagtatttttttcatttctttattGCGAGGAAACTTGTGTCCAACTACTATATAATTGAATTTTTTGGACGAAATGTAAAGGTATTatccaaattaaacaaaaatgaGGGCAAGGGAATAAATAAGAGTACATAGAGTACATTAAAGCCTCCATCATATTATAACTAGGATAGCCGCTTGAATAAGTGTTTCTCTCCTTTTGTATTGGTGTGCCACAAACTTGTCGActcaatcattttttatattattgcaCTTGATCAAACGTCAATTAGATAACTTTGTAACCGGGCTATTATCcattatattaaaaagaaacCTCATTCACACGATCCTAGAACATACACTTGGGTGAATGGCTGAACGGAAAACTTAACAAAAGAATTCTATGAACCCCGTGTGTATAGTGATTAAATCAGCGCTAATGTAAAACATGTTCCCATCATATTAAACACATGTTTTAACTTGCAACTGATCTGGAAAAAAATACCTAATTAATACATTGCAAAACACAAGGGCAAATACTAAGGAGGtcatcttttgactttttaatataaaaatttgaaacaacatatttataaataaaaaattataaaaaagtttatatacgtGCTCTTAGCGACAAAAAGACcagattagaaaataaacttcgatcctaaaaccaaattcaaatttaaggctaaaaaaatttaaattttagtgtataagtagaagaaaaaagaCGAGTATATTAATTTTCTCCGTATAACATAGCGCTGAGAAGGGGTAGCAGGACAATGCCCTTAGGTTTCTcataaccctatttaatttttaaaaaaaattagctcaaaactatataaaatttagctcAACTCATTTTAAAcccaacatttaaattttatatgaaaaaatttaggCTAATTAGCACCTTTTAGGGTGGCCCCACCGAGGGCAAAATTGTGAAAGAGCAATGTTCGAAAGCATCATCCAAGCTTACTCATGCCGCCATCAGCTGAGCTCTTCCTCTATATATAGAAAGCTCTTCCATCGCGCACTCAACCCACATCGACATAGAACGAACGAACTCGAGTCGAGtaggaggaagaaaaaaaaaagagagatcaAAGAATCGACAGGTctcagccggcggcgaccatgGAAAGCATCACCGGAggagcgggggcggcggcgtccccgcggcgggtggtggtggcggtggacgaGAGCGAGGAGAGCATGCACGCGCTGTCGTGGTGCCTGTCCAACGTGgtgtcgtccgccgccgccgcgaaggcgccgccggcggccgtggTGCTGGTCCACGcccggccggcgcggccgctCTACTACCCGGTGATCGACGGCGCCGGGTACGTGCTGACGCAGGAGGTGATGGACAGCATGGACCGGTAcatggccaccgccgccgacaccGTCGTCGCCAAGGCCAGGAACATCTGCACCGCCTTCCCCAATGTAATTAAGCCCCAAAACCAAAAGCTTCttcattcatttttcttcGTTCGGCCATGGCTGACCTTGTTGCTTGGTTGCTTTTGGTCATCAGGTGAAGGTGGAGACGAGGGTGGAGAAGGGGGACCCACGGGAGGTGAtctgcggcgcggcggagaaggCCGGCGCGGACATGCTGGTGATGGGGAGCCACGGGTACGGCTTCCTGCAGAGGACGCTGCTGGGGAGCGTCAGCAACCACTGCGTCCAGCACTGCAAgtgccccgtcgtcgtcgtcaagaggcccggcgccggcgacggcaaggCGCAGCCCCAATCTTGATTTGAAGCCAACCCAACACTGTGCTGGTGCTCTCCTGTCCAGATGAGATGCAATCCACATAATAATGTTCATATCAATACGGACATAGCTGCCTGAGTTGCTGCAgcgtttgtatatatatatatatatattaccgtTTTTTCCTTCCTGTCTGTACTCTGTAGTGAGTAGTAACCAGTATAGCATGAGTATATGCTAGGATTGCTACGGCCAGTTTGATTTCATGCATGACAGTATTAGTATCCAAATTTCGCTCGGTTAATCCCCTGGGTGAGGGTTCCCAGAGAAGCATATCGGTAGCTGGAAACCAACTTCCACTAATTTCGTTTCAACAAATTCGAATGTCCACGGTATAGCCGATTAAAATACAGTCCAAATTTGTCAAAAAGCGGTCACAAGTGTTTAAAACCATATTCGAACAGGGGTCGAAACCGTGTGGTCGATCAGTAAGGTAAACCCCGCCCCTGAGTCAAAAACAAACGCTTAAGAACCAATGAACGCAACAAACTGGTAATTGTAAATCCACGATTGCTACACTCAGAAAGATCAAAACAGACATTCTGACGAATCATGTGCCTAGTAAGATAGTGAGGGAAGGCATTACCAAATAACAGAAAATCCGTAACACAACAGATTGTTGTGATATGCCAACACAAACAAGACAACCATGGAAATGGATAACCAAttctttaaagaaaataatatcagGTCTAATCCAACAGCATGGAGCTGGATGGACAGAGCCAACTACGCAGGATAACTTGAAAGTACCATAGTGATCTCATTTGTCCATACAGAAAAGCAAAACAAGTTCAAAACTGTAGATCAATCCTAGCGATACAAGAACATTCATAACAGAATCCCCTCCATCTTACTCCTCGGACTCGGCCTCACCGCTCTTCTTGTTGTGCTTCCTCGAGTACCTCTGGTTCCTGAGGAACTTTGGGTCCATCTATAAAAGCATTCACAAAGAGGATGCAAGAATCAGCAACAAATAACATTCCTACACATCATGAGTTCATAACAAAAGTCTTCAAGGCAAATGCAGTCTTGTAATTATATTGTCTATGTGCTGCTCAGTAAAGAATACTTACAGAAACAGAAGCTGTTTAGCtgtcaagaaaaataaatatgactaGAGAATAAGGCTCccattgtttcattttttagaagaaaaagcgaaaacacatttttgcaaacgaaaaataatttacggttaaaacttttatatacgtattcattGGTAACTCTAAAGCAAAAGTTGTAAAACAaaccacgatgaaaaaaccccaaaatcaagtccaaaattaagcttgaaaattcaaattttggcttataagcagttgtaactGCAGACCGATGGGAGCCTAAATTGCTACTggcatacagatataatctaaCTGCCAAACTTCAAGGTTGAACCCAAGCAAAAACATCCAAGTCCACAAGGATGAGTGGCATGATTCCTGTCTAACATTATAA
Encoded proteins:
- the LOC102709000 gene encoding universal stress protein PHOS34-like; this translates as MESITGGAGAAASPRRVVVAVDESEESMHALSWCLSNVVSSAAAAKAPPAAVVLVHARPARPLYYPVIDGAGYVLTQEVMDSMDRYMATAADTVVAKARNICTAFPNVKVETRVEKGDPREVICGAAEKAGADMLVMGSHGYGFLQRTLLGSVSNHCVQHCKCPVVVVKRPGAGDGKAQPQS